From Nitrospira sp., the proteins below share one genomic window:
- the thiL gene encoding thiamine-phosphate kinase: protein MARRKAATPIQEFPLIRQLQRRFERKSPSVLQGIGDDAAVVSIPSGDWTVLTTDLLAEDVHFDLRTAALASVGYRAAMANLSDVAAMGATPRFLLVSIAIPPSLRTADITQLYRGLMQACDGYDVQLIGGDTSASRQGLFLSITLLGTAKHGRALFRHGAKIGDSLYVTGTIGDSLAGLQLLTNARRTVRSPRLRPADRRFLINRHLHPTARVQEGLWLNQARFATSAIDLSDGLSGDLRHICEQSRVGATVDVAQLPLSPACRAYAETQGIDPATLALAGGEDYELLFTVAPRHERSLERQARARGFQITKVGVIRPRTFGIQAVSIDGTARPLPVTSYQHFQ, encoded by the coding sequence ATGGCCCGTCGAAAGGCCGCTACACCCATCCAGGAATTTCCGCTCATCCGGCAGTTGCAGCGCCGGTTTGAGCGGAAAAGCCCGTCGGTTCTCCAAGGCATCGGCGACGACGCCGCGGTCGTTTCGATTCCGTCCGGCGACTGGACCGTCCTCACCACCGATCTCCTCGCCGAGGACGTCCATTTCGACTTGCGCACCGCCGCGCTGGCATCGGTCGGTTACCGGGCCGCCATGGCCAACTTGAGCGATGTGGCCGCCATGGGCGCGACGCCTCGATTCCTTCTGGTCTCCATCGCCATTCCGCCATCTCTGCGAACCGCCGACATCACGCAACTCTACCGGGGGCTCATGCAGGCCTGTGACGGATATGATGTGCAGTTGATCGGCGGAGACACCTCCGCCTCCCGTCAAGGGCTCTTTCTCAGCATCACCCTGCTCGGCACCGCGAAACACGGCCGGGCGCTGTTCCGCCATGGCGCGAAAATCGGCGACAGTCTCTACGTGACCGGCACCATCGGCGATTCACTGGCCGGCCTGCAGCTGTTGACGAACGCACGGCGCACCGTACGAAGCCCGCGCCTTCGCCCTGCTGACCGGCGCTTTCTCATCAACCGGCATCTGCATCCGACCGCTCGCGTGCAGGAAGGGCTCTGGCTCAATCAGGCCCGTTTCGCCACCTCGGCCATCGACCTCTCCGACGGGCTCTCCGGCGACCTTCGCCATATCTGCGAACAGAGCCGTGTGGGCGCCACGGTCGATGTCGCGCAACTCCCGCTCTCGCCGGCCTGCCGGGCCTATGCCGAGACGCAAGGAATCGACCCGGCCACGCTCGCGCTGGCCGGCGGAGAAGACTATGAGCTTCTCTTTACCGTGGCCCCGCGCCACGAACGATCCCTCGAACGCCAGGCGCGCGCGCGAGGATTTCAAATCACGAAGGTGGGCGTCATACGCCCACGTACATTCGGCATACAGGCGGTCTCGATCGACGGAACGGCCAGGCCGCTCCCGGTCACGAGCTATCAACATTTCCAGTAA
- a CDS encoding DUF2062 domain-containing protein — protein sequence MAFSPSFRSLLRQVLHLQEPPRRTAFAFALGVFIAFSPAYGLHIILVGLCTWLFGLNFVALLAGSLINNPWTVVPILGATYWSGALLLGRADSPAFDWHDLTFAGLYQQILPYAIPFTLGAVVLSLLGAALAYPTAYFLITKYRRPAQASAQAPLPPHDQVG from the coding sequence GTGGCATTCTCCCCATCTTTTCGATCGCTGCTTCGCCAGGTCCTGCATCTCCAGGAACCGCCCAGGCGGACCGCCTTCGCGTTTGCACTCGGCGTCTTCATTGCCTTTTCGCCCGCCTACGGATTGCACATCATCCTGGTGGGGTTATGCACCTGGCTCTTCGGCCTCAACTTTGTTGCCCTGCTGGCAGGCTCGCTCATCAACAATCCCTGGACCGTCGTCCCGATTCTCGGCGCCACCTACTGGAGCGGCGCGCTCTTGCTGGGCCGGGCCGATAGTCCCGCGTTCGACTGGCACGACCTCACTTTCGCCGGCCTGTACCAACAGATTCTGCCTTACGCCATCCCCTTTACCCTGGGCGCGGTTGTCCTGAGCCTGCTCGGAGCAGCCCTGGCCTATCCGACCGCCTATTTCCTCATTACCAAGTATCGCCGCCCCGCACAGGCTTCGGCTCAAGCGCCATTGCCGCCCCATGATCAGGTGGGCTAA